A genomic segment from Pseudomonas mendocina encodes:
- a CDS encoding NAD(P)/FAD-dependent oxidoreductase: protein MKIAIVGSGIAGLTCAYLLNRQHDIQVFEASDWIGGHTHTVDVQVEGRNYAIDTGFIVFNDWTYPNFIRLLGQVGVGFKPTEMSFSVSDPATGVEYNGHDLNTLFAQRSNLLSPAFWGMLRDILRFNRQSLDDLANNRIDADTTLGQYLERNGYGRRFIEHYIVPMGSAIWSMSLADMLGFPLQFFVRFCKNHGLLSVSDRPTWQVIEGGSRSYVAPLTASFAERIRLNCPVSRVVRDQDGVTLHSAAGSERFDKVIFACHSDQALALLEQPSEQERDILGALPYANNDVVLHTDTHLLPKRKLAWASWNYRLGGPTDQPAAVTYNMNILQGVEADTTFCVSLNQTAAIDPGKILARFQYAHPQYSLAGTAAQARWEELLGAQHSYYCGAYWANGFHEDGVVSALRVARAFGETL, encoded by the coding sequence ATGAAAATCGCCATCGTCGGCAGCGGCATCGCCGGCCTGACCTGCGCCTACCTGCTCAACCGCCAGCACGACATTCAGGTGTTCGAGGCCAGCGACTGGATCGGTGGCCACACCCACACCGTCGACGTGCAGGTGGAGGGGCGAAATTACGCCATCGACACCGGCTTCATCGTCTTCAACGACTGGACCTACCCGAATTTCATCCGCCTGCTGGGGCAGGTCGGCGTTGGCTTCAAGCCCACCGAAATGAGCTTTTCGGTGAGCGACCCGGCCACCGGCGTGGAATACAACGGCCACGACCTCAACACCCTGTTCGCCCAGCGCAGCAACCTGCTGTCGCCAGCGTTCTGGGGCATGCTGCGCGACATCCTGCGCTTCAATCGCCAGTCGCTGGACGACCTGGCCAACAACCGCATCGACGCCGATACCACGCTCGGCCAGTACCTCGAGCGCAACGGCTATGGCCGCCGCTTCATCGAGCATTACATCGTGCCGATGGGCTCGGCCATCTGGTCGATGTCGCTGGCCGACATGCTCGGCTTCCCGCTGCAGTTCTTCGTGCGCTTCTGCAAGAATCACGGCCTGCTCTCGGTCAGCGACCGGCCGACCTGGCAGGTGATCGAAGGCGGCTCGCGCAGCTACGTGGCACCCTTGACCGCCAGCTTCGCCGAACGCATTCGCCTCAACTGCCCGGTCAGCCGCGTCGTCCGTGATCAGGATGGCGTCACCCTGCACAGCGCAGCCGGCAGCGAGCGCTTCGACAAGGTGATCTTCGCCTGCCACAGCGACCAGGCCCTGGCCCTGCTCGAGCAGCCCAGCGAACAGGAGCGGGACATTCTCGGCGCCCTGCCCTACGCCAACAACGATGTGGTGTTGCATACCGATACACACCTGCTGCCCAAGCGCAAGCTGGCCTGGGCCAGCTGGAACTATCGACTGGGCGGGCCGACCGATCAGCCTGCAGCCGTCACCTACAACATGAACATTCTGCAGGGCGTCGAGGCCGACACCACCTTCTGCGTCAGCCTCAACCAGACCGCCGCCATCGACCCAGGCAAGATCCTCGCACGCTTCCAGTACGCTCACCCGCAGTACAGCCTGGCCGGCACCGCCGCCCAGGCGCGCTGGGAAGAGTTGCTCGGCGCCCAGCACAGCTACTACTGCGGCGCCTACTGGGCCAACGGCTTCCATGAAGACGGTGTGGTCAGCGCGCTGCGCGTGGCGCGCGCCTTCGGAGAGACGCTGTGA
- a CDS encoding SDR family NAD(P)-dependent oxidoreductase — translation MKRIWLTGASSGIGAALAEELLRAGHRLALSARSTGPLQTLTARYGDQVLVAPGDLTDAEQVRAIGERIAQQWGALDCAILNAGTCEYVEVRQFEAAMIERVVNANLFSASYCIEAALPLLRRGERPHLVGVGSSVTFMPLPRAEAYGASKAAMRYLMQTLRIDLAAEGIDVTLVSPGFVDTPLTQKNDFPMPMRWPVERAARHIAARLDKRPHEIAFPTPFIAVLKLLGSLPSSLQLAIGRRLARNEDNA, via the coding sequence ATGAAGCGCATCTGGCTGACCGGCGCCAGCAGCGGCATCGGTGCCGCCCTGGCCGAAGAGTTGCTGCGCGCAGGCCATCGACTGGCGCTCAGCGCGCGCAGCACGGGTCCGCTGCAAACCCTGACCGCACGTTATGGCGATCAGGTGCTGGTGGCCCCCGGGGATCTGACCGACGCCGAGCAGGTGCGCGCCATTGGCGAACGCATCGCTCAACAGTGGGGCGCGCTGGATTGCGCGATCCTCAATGCCGGCACCTGCGAATACGTCGAGGTTCGCCAGTTCGAGGCGGCGATGATCGAACGCGTGGTCAATGCCAACCTGTTTTCCGCCAGCTACTGCATCGAAGCCGCCCTGCCCTTGCTGCGCCGCGGCGAGCGCCCTCATCTGGTCGGGGTCGGCAGCTCGGTGACCTTCATGCCGCTGCCACGTGCCGAAGCCTACGGTGCCTCCAAGGCGGCCATGCGTTACCTGATGCAGACGCTGCGCATTGACCTGGCGGCAGAAGGCATCGACGTCACCCTGGTCAGCCCGGGTTTCGTCGACACCCCGCTGACGCAGAAGAACGACTTTCCCATGCCCATGCGCTGGCCCGTGGAGCGCGCAGCCCGGCATATCGCCGCGCGCCTGGACAAGCGCCCGCACGAAATCGCCTTTCCCACTCCCTTCATCGCCGTACTGAAACTGCTCGGCAGCCTGCCCAGCAGCCTGCAACTGGCCATAGGTCGCCGTCTGGCGCGTAACGAGGACAACGCATGA
- a CDS encoding nuclear transport factor 2 family protein gives MSDFLRHFAERFTALNKDNLDRLGELYSDDVLFRDPLHEVHGLNEMRRYFAELYANVEALRFEFHGFDQVADGEGYLRWTMYYRHPRLRGGAEITVEGCSHLLWRERVYRHRDYFDAGALLYEHLPVLGSVIAWLKRRLA, from the coding sequence ATGAGCGACTTTCTGCGCCACTTCGCCGAGCGCTTCACTGCGCTGAACAAGGACAACCTCGACCGCCTGGGCGAGCTGTACAGCGACGATGTGCTGTTTCGCGACCCGCTGCATGAAGTGCACGGCCTGAACGAGATGCGCCGCTACTTCGCCGAGCTGTATGCCAACGTCGAAGCGCTGCGCTTCGAGTTTCACGGCTTCGACCAGGTCGCAGATGGCGAAGGCTACCTGCGCTGGACCATGTATTACCGCCACCCACGCCTGCGCGGTGGCGCCGAGATCACGGTGGAAGGCTGCTCGCACCTGCTCTGGCGCGAGCGCGTCTACCGGCACCGAGATTACTTCGATGCCGGCGCCCTGCTCTACGAACACCTGCCCGTACTCGGCAGCGTGATCGCCTGGCTGAAACGGAGGCTGGCATGA
- the phrB gene encoding deoxyribodipyrimidine photo-lyase, whose product MQQLMWFRSDLRVQDNTALSQAMSRGATIALYLITPDQWQRHDDAPCKVDFWLRNLRELSKALAELNVPLLVRQCHDWGDVPVQVADVCQEHTICAVHVNEEYGINESLRDRRVSAYLSQQAIAWHSHLDQILFKPGSVLTRSGGYFQVYSQFRKVCYERLHSALPPLVTLPKAQTPMVVKSDIIPDSVKGFATPSESLRLLWPAGEQAALQRLERFADEQVAFYKDERDFPAKPGTSQLSAYLAAGILSPRQCLHAALSANRGEFDSGNQGVVTWINELLWREFYKHILVGYPRVSRHRAFRPETEAVPWRNAPEELAAWQQGRTGLPIIDAAMRQLLETGWMHNRLRMVVAMFLTKNLLIDWREGERFFMRHLIDGDLAANNGGWQWSASTGTDAAPYFRIFNPISQSQKFDPDGQFIRQWVPELSGLNKRDIHDPSALGGLFAPSGYPRPIVDLSRSRERALAAFKNLSTEALPA is encoded by the coding sequence ATGCAGCAACTGATGTGGTTTCGCAGTGACCTGCGCGTCCAGGACAACACCGCCCTGAGCCAGGCCATGAGCCGCGGCGCGACCATCGCCCTGTATCTCATCACGCCCGATCAGTGGCAGCGTCACGACGATGCGCCCTGCAAGGTGGACTTCTGGCTGCGTAATCTGCGCGAGCTGAGCAAGGCCCTGGCCGAACTCAACGTGCCGCTGCTGGTGCGCCAGTGCCACGACTGGGGTGACGTGCCGGTTCAGGTGGCCGACGTCTGCCAGGAGCACACCATCTGCGCCGTGCACGTCAACGAGGAATACGGCATCAACGAAAGCCTGCGCGATCGTCGGGTCAGCGCCTACCTGAGCCAGCAGGCCATCGCCTGGCATAGCCATCTCGACCAGATCCTGTTCAAGCCGGGCAGCGTGCTGACACGCTCCGGTGGTTACTTTCAGGTCTACAGCCAGTTCCGCAAGGTCTGCTACGAGCGTCTGCACAGCGCGCTACCGCCGCTGGTCACGCTACCAAAGGCGCAGACGCCGATGGTCGTGAAGAGCGACATCATTCCCGACAGCGTCAAGGGCTTCGCCACGCCCAGCGAAAGTTTGCGCCTGCTGTGGCCCGCTGGAGAGCAAGCGGCATTGCAGCGCCTGGAGCGCTTTGCCGACGAGCAGGTGGCCTTCTACAAGGACGAACGCGACTTCCCCGCCAAACCGGGCACCAGCCAGCTTTCAGCCTATCTGGCCGCTGGCATCCTCTCGCCGCGGCAGTGCCTGCATGCAGCGCTGTCGGCCAACCGCGGCGAGTTCGACAGTGGCAACCAGGGCGTCGTTACCTGGATCAACGAGCTGCTCTGGCGCGAGTTCTACAAGCACATTCTGGTCGGTTACCCAAGGGTATCGCGGCATCGCGCCTTCCGCCCCGAAACCGAGGCAGTCCCCTGGCGCAACGCGCCGGAGGAGCTGGCCGCCTGGCAGCAGGGCCGCACCGGCTTGCCGATCATCGACGCGGCCATGCGCCAGCTGCTGGAGACCGGCTGGATGCACAACCGCCTGCGCATGGTCGTCGCAATGTTCCTGACCAAGAACCTGCTGATCGACTGGCGCGAGGGCGAGCGCTTCTTCATGCGCCACCTGATCGATGGCGACCTGGCCGCGAACAATGGCGGCTGGCAGTGGAGCGCCTCCACCGGCACCGACGCCGCGCCCTACTTCCGCATCTTCAACCCCATCAGCCAGTCGCAGAAGTTCGACCCTGACGGCCAGTTCATTCGCCAGTGGGTGCCGGAGCTGTCCGGCCTGAACAAGCGCGACATCCACGACCCGTCCGCGCTCGGCGGCCTGTTCGCGCCATCCGGATATCCGCGGCCGATCGTCGACCTGTCACGTTCGCGCGAGCGTGCCCTGGCGGCGTTCAAGAACCTTTCCACCGAGGCCCTTCCAGCATGA
- a CDS encoding MerR family transcriptional regulator → MTSETIADEDTSQDYRQALDEGYLPIREVARSTGVNAVTLRAWERRYGLIVPYRTPKGHRLYSPANVERINAILAWLARGVAVGQVKALLDHGQVPQATSSDNWVRQRNEMLGCIVQLNERRLDDRFNSALALYPASTLAEQLFWPLLGDLRQRWQGQFGARAEQVFFLSWLRSKLATRIYHCNRQVGGAPLLLINLGEAPMEPGLWLCAWLASASDCPVEVFDWPLPPNELLTALEHIAPRAVLLYAEDALDGTLVRRQLPRLAEQCPVPLLIAGPAAHIHRDALADLESANDPLAAHAWLQRHGLLSVQEVTPCSN, encoded by the coding sequence ATGACCAGCGAAACCATTGCCGACGAAGACACCAGCCAGGATTATCGTCAGGCGCTCGATGAGGGCTACCTGCCGATTCGCGAAGTGGCGCGCAGCACCGGCGTAAACGCCGTGACTCTGCGCGCCTGGGAGCGCCGCTACGGCTTGATCGTGCCGTATCGCACGCCCAAGGGCCATCGCCTCTACTCCCCGGCCAACGTCGAACGTATCAACGCCATTCTCGCCTGGCTGGCCCGAGGCGTTGCCGTCGGCCAGGTCAAGGCGCTGCTCGACCATGGCCAGGTCCCCCAGGCCACCAGCAGCGACAACTGGGTGCGCCAGCGCAACGAGATGCTCGGCTGCATCGTCCAGCTCAACGAGCGCCGCCTCGACGACCGCTTCAATTCGGCACTGGCGCTCTACCCTGCCAGCACCCTGGCCGAGCAGCTGTTCTGGCCGCTGCTCGGTGATCTGCGCCAGCGCTGGCAGGGCCAGTTCGGCGCACGCGCCGAGCAGGTGTTCTTTCTTTCCTGGCTGCGCAGCAAGCTGGCCACGCGCATCTACCACTGCAATCGCCAGGTCGGTGGTGCGCCGCTGCTGCTGATCAACCTGGGTGAAGCCCCGATGGAACCGGGCCTGTGGCTATGCGCCTGGCTGGCCAGTGCCAGCGATTGCCCGGTGGAAGTCTTCGATTGGCCGCTGCCGCCTAATGAGCTACTGACGGCGCTGGAGCACATCGCACCACGTGCCGTTTTACTCTACGCCGAGGACGCACTGGACGGCACCCTGGTGCGCCGCCAGTTGCCACGCCTGGCCGAGCAATGCCCGGTGCCGCTACTGATCGCCGGCCCCGCTGCCCATATTCATCGCGACGCCCTGGCTGACCTGGAGTCGGCCAACGATCCGCTCGCCGCGCACGCCTGGCTGCAGCGTCACGGTCTGCTAAGCGTTCAAGAGGTAACCCCATGCAGCAACTGA
- a CDS encoding YbgA family protein, with product MQASKAKLGISACLLGAEVRYNGGHKLSRLCSRSLTEHFDFIPVCPEVGIGMSIPREPIRLVGDPLAPRAVGTVDRSRDVTDALAAYGERMAQELQGISGYIFMQQSPSCGLERVKVYQEGGRPSEPGRGIFAAAFCARHPDLPVEEDGRLNDPVLRENFITRVYAHAEWQRLLQQGLTRRALIAFHSRYKYLLMATDPARYKSLGRLLGELSQHDLGELAPHYFSELMSALKKCATRGTHSNVLQHLSGYLKRALSPDEKQEMQQLIGQYRDGIVPLVVPLTLLKHHFRRHPDRYIAEQAYLQPHPEPLALRNAL from the coding sequence ATGCAAGCGAGCAAAGCCAAACTGGGTATCAGCGCCTGCCTGCTGGGTGCTGAAGTACGCTACAACGGCGGCCATAAACTGTCGCGCCTGTGCAGCCGCAGCCTGACCGAACACTTCGACTTCATCCCGGTTTGCCCGGAAGTCGGCATCGGCATGTCGATCCCGCGCGAGCCGATACGCCTGGTCGGTGATCCGCTGGCGCCGCGTGCCGTCGGCACCGTCGACCGCTCACGCGATGTCACCGATGCGCTGGCCGCCTATGGCGAGCGCATGGCGCAGGAGCTGCAGGGCATCAGCGGCTACATCTTCATGCAACAGTCACCCTCCTGCGGTCTGGAACGGGTCAAGGTCTATCAGGAAGGCGGGCGCCCAAGCGAACCGGGCCGCGGCATCTTCGCCGCGGCCTTCTGCGCACGCCATCCGGACCTACCGGTGGAAGAAGATGGCCGTCTCAACGACCCGGTACTGCGCGAAAACTTCATTACCCGCGTATACGCCCACGCCGAATGGCAGCGCCTGCTGCAACAGGGCCTGACCCGGCGCGCGCTGATCGCCTTCCACTCGCGCTACAAGTACCTGCTGATGGCTACCGACCCGGCGCGCTACAAGTCGCTCGGACGCCTGCTAGGCGAACTGAGCCAGCATGATCTCGGCGAGCTGGCGCCGCACTATTTCAGCGAGCTGATGAGTGCATTGAAGAAATGCGCCACGCGCGGCACCCACAGCAACGTGCTGCAGCATCTGAGCGGCTACCTCAAGCGCGCCCTCAGCCCTGACGAGAAGCAGGAGATGCAGCAGCTGATCGGCCAGTACCGCGACGGCATCGTGCCGCTGGTAGTGCCGCTGACGCTGCTCAAACACCACTTCCGCCGCCATCCGGATCGCTACATCGCTGAACAGGCTTACCTGCAGCCACATCCCGAACCTCTTGCCCTGCGCAACGCACTGTGA
- a CDS encoding TIGR02450 family Trp-rich protein: MSSLNGKPGKRHLNPRKLLLSKWTAAQPKNRERHFLVTELIRDEADNILGVELQAVLTQRCQQLDWRQLQDSERWLQGWR, from the coding sequence ATGAGCTCGCTCAACGGCAAGCCTGGCAAGCGCCACCTCAACCCGCGCAAGCTGCTGCTGTCGAAGTGGACGGCAGCGCAACCAAAGAATCGCGAGCGTCACTTCCTGGTCACCGAACTGATCCGCGATGAAGCCGACAACATCCTTGGCGTCGAACTCCAGGCGGTACTCACCCAACGCTGCCAGCAACTCGATTGGCGTCAATTGCAGGATAGCGAGCGCTGGCTACAAGGCTGGCGCTGA
- a CDS encoding NAD(P)/FAD-dependent oxidoreductase: protein MNAPIAIIGTGIAGLSAAQALHAAGQNIELFDKSRGSGGRMASKRSDAGSLDLGAQYFTARDRRFVEVVQQWQARGWVAEWQPSLYNAQDGQLSASPDEQVRWVGSPRMSAITRAMLGALPVRFSCRITEVFRGDHYWSLLDADGNSHGPYSHVIVATPAPQATALLAAAPKLAGAAASVIMEPTWAVALGFDSALDTRVEGCFVQDSPLDWVARNRSKPGRDNHIDTWVLHAGSAWSRQHLDLAKEAVIEQLHGAFAELIGCAVPPPSFTLAHRWLYARPAQAHQWGALADADLGLYACGDWCLSGRVEGAWLSGQDAARRLLEHLQ from the coding sequence ATGAACGCACCCATCGCCATCATTGGCACCGGTATCGCAGGGCTGTCCGCCGCTCAGGCATTGCATGCGGCCGGGCAGAACATCGAACTGTTCGACAAGAGCCGCGGCAGCGGCGGGCGCATGGCCAGCAAACGCAGCGACGCCGGCAGCCTGGATTTAGGCGCGCAGTACTTCACTGCCCGCGACCGACGCTTCGTCGAAGTCGTGCAGCAATGGCAGGCCCGTGGCTGGGTCGCCGAATGGCAGCCAAGCCTGTACAACGCTCAGGATGGCCAACTGAGCGCCTCGCCGGACGAGCAGGTGCGCTGGGTCGGCAGCCCGCGCATGAGCGCCATCACCCGCGCTATGCTTGGTGCCCTGCCGGTCCGGTTCAGTTGCCGCATCACCGAAGTGTTCCGCGGCGATCACTACTGGAGCCTGCTGGATGCAGACGGCAACAGCCACGGCCCCTACAGCCACGTCATAGTCGCTACGCCTGCACCGCAAGCCACGGCCCTGCTGGCGGCCGCTCCCAAGCTGGCTGGCGCCGCAGCAAGCGTGATCATGGAACCAACCTGGGCCGTGGCGCTGGGCTTCGACAGCGCGCTGGACACCCGTGTGGAGGGCTGCTTCGTACAGGACAGCCCGCTCGACTGGGTGGCTCGCAACCGCAGCAAACCCGGTCGCGACAACCATATCGATACCTGGGTACTGCACGCCGGCAGCGCCTGGAGCCGGCAACACCTGGACCTGGCCAAGGAAGCGGTGATCGAACAGCTACATGGAGCCTTTGCCGAACTGATCGGCTGCGCGGTGCCGCCACCGAGCTTCACCCTTGCTCATCGCTGGCTCTACGCACGCCCCGCGCAGGCACACCAATGGGGCGCGCTGGCCGATGCCGACCTGGGGTTGTATGCCTGCGGCGACTGGTGCCTGTCCGGCAGAGTCGAGGGCGCCTGGCTAAGCGGCCAGGATGCCGCGCGCCGCCTACTCGAGCACCTGCAATGA
- a CDS encoding TIGR01777 family oxidoreductase gives MHILLTGGTGLIGRALCAHWAEQGHRLTVWSREPSQVARLCGSDVRGIARLEELGEEPLDAVINLAGAPIADKPWSSKRKALLWSSRIGLTEQLLAWLQGRTQRPTVLLSGSAVGWYGNAGERELSESTPPVTDDFAAQLCGAWEETALRAEELGIRVVLIRTGLVLSPDGGMLKRLLLPFRLGLGGRLGDGRQWMPWIHIADQIGLMDFLLQQGDARGPYNACAPIPVRNAEFSKALGQALSRPTLLPAPAFVLRAALGEMSELLLGGQRAMPNRLLEAGFSFRFTHLDVALVDLLSHH, from the coding sequence ATGCACATCCTGCTGACCGGCGGTACCGGCCTGATCGGTCGGGCGCTGTGCGCACATTGGGCCGAGCAGGGCCACCGCCTGACGGTCTGGAGCCGAGAACCCAGCCAGGTCGCGCGTCTCTGCGGCAGCGACGTACGCGGTATCGCTCGGCTCGAGGAGTTGGGTGAGGAGCCCCTGGATGCTGTGATCAACCTGGCTGGTGCGCCGATCGCCGACAAACCCTGGAGCAGCAAGCGCAAGGCGCTGCTGTGGTCCAGCCGTATCGGTTTGACCGAGCAGTTGCTGGCCTGGTTGCAGGGGCGAACGCAGCGCCCGACCGTGTTGCTGTCGGGCTCGGCAGTGGGCTGGTACGGCAATGCTGGTGAGCGTGAGTTGAGTGAAAGCACGCCACCGGTGACCGACGATTTTGCCGCGCAGCTTTGCGGTGCCTGGGAAGAAACCGCGCTGCGCGCCGAGGAGTTGGGCATTCGCGTGGTGCTGATCCGTACCGGTCTGGTGCTGAGCCCTGATGGCGGCATGCTCAAACGCCTGTTGCTGCCATTCAGGCTCGGCCTTGGCGGCCGCCTCGGCGATGGTCGGCAGTGGATGCCGTGGATCCATATCGCTGATCAAATCGGCCTGATGGATTTTCTCTTGCAGCAAGGCGATGCTCGCGGTCCTTATAATGCCTGCGCGCCGATACCGGTGCGCAATGCCGAGTTCAGCAAGGCGCTGGGGCAGGCTCTGAGTCGCCCGACCCTGTTGCCAGCTCCGGCCTTCGTCCTGCGTGCAGCCCTCGGCGAGATGTCCGAATTGCTGCTGGGTGGGCAGCGCGCCATGCCGAACCGCCTGCTGGAGGCGGGCTTCAGTTTTCGTTTCACCCATCTGGATGTGGCTCTGGTGGATTTGCTGAGCCATCACTGA
- the hemH gene encoding ferrochelatase: MTDHALLLVNLGSPASTEVADVRRYLNQFLMDPYVIDLPWPLRRLLVSLILIKRPAASAHAYASIWWDEGSPLVVLSRRLQEAMKAHWNHGPVELAMRYGEPSIESTLQRMAAQGIRQVTLAPLYPQFADSTTTTVIEEVKRVVRERGLDLRLSTLPPFYDQPEYLDALVASAKPYLEQDFDHLLLSFHGLPERHLHKLDPSGHCLKGDDCCRSASPEVLANCYRAQSLRSAELFAERMGLRPEQWSVSFQSRLGRAKWIEPYTETRLDELAAQGVKKLLVMCPAFVADCIETLEEIGDRGREQFVEAGGESLQLVPCLNDHPQWAAALNSLCERAPQSL; encoded by the coding sequence ATGACCGATCACGCATTGTTGCTGGTTAACCTGGGTTCGCCCGCGTCCACCGAAGTAGCCGATGTCCGCCGTTACCTCAATCAGTTCCTGATGGATCCCTACGTGATCGATTTGCCCTGGCCGCTGCGTCGCCTGCTGGTGTCGCTGATTCTGATCAAGCGCCCGGCGGCGTCTGCGCATGCCTATGCATCGATCTGGTGGGATGAGGGATCGCCGCTGGTGGTGCTCAGTCGTCGCCTGCAGGAAGCGATGAAGGCTCACTGGAACCATGGCCCGGTGGAACTGGCCATGCGCTATGGTGAGCCATCCATCGAGTCGACCCTGCAGCGCATGGCGGCGCAGGGCATTCGCCAGGTGACGCTGGCACCGCTGTATCCGCAGTTCGCCGACAGCACCACCACCACGGTGATCGAAGAGGTCAAGCGGGTGGTGCGCGAGCGCGGGCTGGACCTGCGTCTCTCCACACTCCCACCGTTCTACGACCAGCCGGAATACCTCGATGCTCTGGTGGCCAGTGCCAAGCCTTATCTGGAGCAGGATTTCGACCACCTGTTGCTGAGTTTCCACGGTCTACCCGAGCGTCACCTGCACAAGCTCGACCCCAGTGGCCATTGCCTGAAAGGCGACGACTGCTGTCGCAGTGCTTCGCCCGAGGTGCTCGCCAACTGCTATCGCGCGCAAAGCCTGCGCAGCGCCGAGTTGTTCGCCGAGCGCATGGGCCTGCGCCCGGAACAATGGTCGGTGAGTTTCCAGTCGCGCCTGGGCCGCGCCAAGTGGATCGAGCCCTATACCGAGACGCGTCTCGATGAGCTGGCCGCGCAAGGGGTGAAGAAGCTGTTGGTAATGTGCCCGGCCTTCGTCGCCGACTGTATCGAGACCCTGGAGGAGATCGGTGATCGCGGCCGTGAGCAGTTCGTCGAGGCCGGTGGCGAGAGCCTGCAACTGGTACCTTGCCTGAACGATCATCCACAGTGGGCAGCTGCCTTGAACAGCCTGTGCGAGCGGGCGCCGCAGTCACTTTAA
- a CDS encoding spinster family MFS transporter gives MHNNNNGYPSSARAWVTVAILMVAYVLSFVDRQILNLLVEPIRRDLLISDTQMSLLMGLSFALFYTVCGIPLGRVADTRSRRGLIAVGVLFWSAATAACGMAKMYWQFLLCRIGVGVGEAALSPAAYSLIADSFPAERRATAISVYSMGVYLGSGLAFLVGGLVIQFASAQGDVVLPVLGEVRPWQLIFLILGVAGVLFTLLMLAVKEPVRRGAGAGVAVPLSEVGRYIRANRRTVLLHNFGFAGLAFAGYGSAAWVPSFYIRTYGWDAGQVGIVYGSIVAVFGCLGIVFGGRLADWMAKRGRSDANMRVGLYSALGALPMVTLFPLMDTAFWASLLMAPTVFCLSMPFGVAPAAIQEIMPNSMRGQASAIYLFVITLIGLGIGPTAVALVTDFVFADDAALRYSLLIVTTLAVLMSIILLAKSLKPYRESVTRLEQWAASPA, from the coding sequence GTGCATAACAACAATAACGGCTATCCCTCCAGTGCCCGAGCCTGGGTCACTGTCGCCATCCTGATGGTGGCGTACGTGCTGTCCTTCGTCGATCGGCAGATTCTCAACCTGTTGGTCGAGCCCATTCGCCGCGACCTGCTGATCAGCGATACGCAGATGAGCCTGCTGATGGGGCTGTCCTTCGCGCTGTTCTACACCGTGTGTGGTATCCCGTTGGGCCGTGTGGCCGACACCCGCAGCCGGCGCGGCCTGATCGCCGTTGGCGTGCTGTTCTGGAGTGCTGCCACTGCAGCCTGCGGCATGGCCAAGATGTATTGGCAGTTCCTGCTCTGCCGCATCGGCGTGGGGGTTGGTGAGGCGGCGTTGTCGCCGGCCGCCTATTCCCTGATCGCCGACAGCTTTCCCGCCGAGCGCCGGGCCACGGCCATCAGCGTTTATTCGATGGGGGTTTATCTGGGCTCGGGCCTGGCCTTTCTGGTGGGCGGGCTGGTCATTCAGTTCGCCTCTGCGCAGGGCGACGTGGTCTTGCCAGTGCTGGGCGAGGTACGCCCCTGGCAGTTGATCTTCCTTATTCTCGGGGTCGCCGGCGTGCTGTTCACTTTGCTGATGCTGGCCGTCAAGGAACCGGTCCGGCGTGGCGCCGGCGCGGGCGTGGCTGTGCCGCTCAGCGAGGTGGGGCGCTATATCCGCGCCAACCGGCGTACCGTACTGCTGCACAACTTCGGCTTCGCCGGCCTGGCCTTCGCCGGTTACGGCAGCGCGGCCTGGGTCCCTTCCTTCTACATCCGCACCTACGGCTGGGATGCCGGCCAGGTCGGTATCGTCTATGGCAGCATCGTCGCGGTGTTCGGTTGCCTGGGGATTGTCTTCGGCGGCCGCCTGGCAGACTGGATGGCCAAGCGCGGGCGCAGCGATGCCAACATGCGCGTCGGCCTCTACTCGGCGCTCGGCGCCTTGCCGATGGTGACGCTTTTTCCGCTGATGGACACCGCGTTTTGGGCGAGCCTGCTGATGGCGCCTACGGTGTTCTGCCTGAGCATGCCGTTCGGCGTGGCGCCGGCGGCAATCCAGGAAATCATGCCCAACTCGATGCGCGGCCAGGCGTCGGCCATCTACCTGTTCGTCATCACCCTGATCGGCCTGGGCATTGGGCCGACAGCCGTGGCGCTGGTCACCGACTTCGTCTTCGCCGATGACGCCGCGCTGCGCTATTCGCTGCTGATCGTCACCACCCTGGCGGTGCTGATGTCGATCATCCTGCTGGCCAAGAGCCTCAAGCCTTATCGCGAGAGCGTGACAAGACTGGAGCAATGGGCTGCCAGTCCGGCCTGA